A window of the Lactuca sativa cultivar Salinas chromosome 7, Lsat_Salinas_v11, whole genome shotgun sequence genome harbors these coding sequences:
- the LOC111891011 gene encoding uncharacterized protein LOC111891011 isoform X1 has translation MVEWNFLLFFLSFICYSSRDDVGIWFILTFVICHRLFFTEIFKKTIQKHGLSGGVISLSEEYSFKESRMAARSRNTCSTYAIRKLKRLSITILSFAFCYIGIGLSGTMQDSYLKPMFSWLQEILDQCISYISYKVDWLNIDHKNFLWKIDPLQMEHRVELVSLLVG, from the exons ATGGTTGAATGGAATTTTTTACTGTTTTTCCTTAGTTTTATATGCTATAGTTCAAGAGATGATGTTGGGATCTGGTTCATTTTGACTTTTGTGATTTGTCACAGGCTCTTTTTTACAGAAATATTTAAAAAGACGATACAAAAGCATGGTCTAAGTGGTGGTGTAATTTCTCTGAGTGAAG AGTACTCTTTTAAAGAGTCGAGGATGGCTGCTAGATCAAGAAACACTTGTAGTACATATGCAATTAGAAAATTGAAGAGATTATCTATTACAATCCTATCATTTGCTTTTTGTTATATAGGTATAGGGTTATCAG GTACAATGCAGGATAGTTACCTAAAACCGATGTTTTCTTGGCTACAAGAAATTTTGGATCAATGTATTTCTTACATCAGCTACAAG GTTGATTGGTTGAACATAGACCATAAAAATTTCCTATGGAAAATAGATCCCTTGCAAATGGAACATCGGGTGGAATTGGTTTCTCTATTAGTTGGTTAA
- the LOC111891011 gene encoding uncharacterized protein LOC111891011 isoform X2, with the protein MVEWNFLLFFLSFICYSSRDDVGIWFILTFVICHRLFFTEIFKKTIQKHGLSGGVISLSEEYSFKESRMAARSRNTCSTYAIRKLKRLSITILSFAFCYIGTMQDSYLKPMFSWLQEILDQCISYISYKVDWLNIDHKNFLWKIDPLQMEHRVELVSLLVG; encoded by the exons ATGGTTGAATGGAATTTTTTACTGTTTTTCCTTAGTTTTATATGCTATAGTTCAAGAGATGATGTTGGGATCTGGTTCATTTTGACTTTTGTGATTTGTCACAGGCTCTTTTTTACAGAAATATTTAAAAAGACGATACAAAAGCATGGTCTAAGTGGTGGTGTAATTTCTCTGAGTGAAG AGTACTCTTTTAAAGAGTCGAGGATGGCTGCTAGATCAAGAAACACTTGTAGTACATATGCAATTAGAAAATTGAAGAGATTATCTATTACAATCCTATCATTTGCTTTTTGTTATATAG GTACAATGCAGGATAGTTACCTAAAACCGATGTTTTCTTGGCTACAAGAAATTTTGGATCAATGTATTTCTTACATCAGCTACAAG GTTGATTGGTTGAACATAGACCATAAAAATTTCCTATGGAAAATAGATCCCTTGCAAATGGAACATCGGGTGGAATTGGTTTCTCTATTAGTTGGTTAA